From the genome of Neomonachus schauinslandi chromosome 1, ASM220157v2, whole genome shotgun sequence:
AGCTTCCTCATTTGTCTgtcttcccagctctgccaggaGAGAAGTTTCTCTCACTTAGTGGCTCCTCCACCGACAGCCTGCAGCATCAGCCCTTGGATGACCCCTCCTATCTGGAAAGAAGTTTTGTTTGTCGCTTCCGCTGCCTGCTGGACAATTCTTCTGGGTTTCTGGTAATCACACTGTCCTTATAGGCTCAGGAACTTCCTATACCAGTGCTCTGCCCAGATGGTACACTGCCCAAGGGTTGAGCCAGGCTTCCTCACCATCCCAGGATGGTGAATCTGGCCTTCAGCTCACTGCCACTTCAGAATACCAAGTTGTCTTTTGAACCTTCCTCTGCCTGGTTAAGACATGGGATTTGTTTACTTGGGATTTAGTTACACCTGTTACCTATAGTACATCCTAAGTGGAGATCCCTGGTGAACTCAGGATGTTAACATCCACCTTCTTCACCATCCCCCAAATCAGCTAAAAGTGCCTACCAATTCCTGGAATTGTATACCCTCTCACAGCTCAATTAACTCCGCAGCTCTTTGAAAAAGGCTGTGTGGGTCAGAGACCGAAGGGAGGACTGAGAAGCCATGAAAAATGATCAGGGCCTAATGGGCAGAGCAGAATGAGGAAGCTCCAAACCTGCACACACCTATACTGAGTCCTACCTGTTCAACTACAAGGAGGGTATGGGGCCCTCTGAGTTCCATAAGAGAAAAGTCATATCGACTATTTTAGCTACTTAacatcctcttctcttttctcttctcattaTGTTTGGGGTCTGCTTTTTCTAGGAGTTGAATTTCCATGGCCATCTGAAGTTCCTCCCTGGACAGAACAATAGGTCAGAAGATGGTATCCTCATGTCTCCTCAACGCACCCTGTTCGCCATTGCAGCACCTCGCCAGCCACTCACCATCCTGGAGCTCCaagatgaaatatttcttttccaaacaaaacacaaattggATTTCACACCCATAGCCTGTGATTCCAGGTACATCCCTCTGACCAGAAATCATGACTCCGAGGGAACCAAGGGTGCTCCCAGAGTAATTATGGCCCAAATCCTGAGTCTAGAACCAAAGGCAAGGCAAGAACAGTTGGCCAATCCTGTCCAAACAGGTTCTGTAATGAGAGTTAGTAGAAAAGATGCCGCTTATAAGGGCAATGTAGGAGTATGGGGTTTAGGGTATGATGCAGAAAGCAAATCCCAAGTAATACTTGTCTCCCTCTCAGAACCTTCCAGTAACAAAACATAGTGAAGCCCCAAGAAGTCCCACTATGAAAAATCTAACTAACTAGGTTTGACCCAATTGCTCCCAAATTTTATTTGACCGTTGAACCTTTCTTGGGGGAATCAGTTAACAATGCTACAATGCCAATGCCCCTTAGAACACATTCTAGAAAGCACTGGCTTAAGAACAAgtgcttcggggcgcctgggtggctcagtcggttaagcggctgccttcggctccggtcatgatcccagggtcctgggatcgagccccgcatcgggctccctgctcggcgggaagcctgcttctccctccccctctgcctgcctctctgcgtacttgttctctctctctatccctctgtcaaataaataaaatctttaaaaaaaaaaaaagaagaagaagaacaagcgCTTCAATGCATTGTCAGTACTGGAACTTAcaagttctatttcttcctcaaagATGCTGGGGAGTCACAGAGCCCTTTGATGAAGGCGGTGCAATCTGTCCTCCACAAAGTTAACGTGGGTACTGACCCCCGTCCCACAGCACAGGTTTAAAGCAGGATTTTGGAACAGGTGTGCGGCAGAAGTGTCCGACAGGGCGCCACACTCCGGTCAGGGCCGACGCCTCTTCGAGGTCTGCGCGGCTGGAGAGGCGCCCCCTCCGGACCTGGGCCGCCCAGAGAAGACCGCTCCCCGCGCCTGGGCGCCAAGCTGAACGGCCTGCGAAGGCTCCCTGTGAGGCGCTGGGACGGGCGGGCGGCAGGGCTGTAAGCCGCGGGGTGCCGTGTCTCGTCCGCAGAGGCAAGCTGGTCCTGGGCTACACCGACAGCGAACTCTGCAGGAGGGGCTCCGGCTACCAGTTCATCCACGCGGCCGACATGATGCACTGCGCCGAGAACCACGTGCGGCGTGAGTTCGGGAGGCGCTGTCGGGGCCCAGCCTGCCCCCCGGccgcctcctgcctcctcccgcAGCGCCCGCCGcagagggctggggggtggggggcccgaGGCTCCGACGCGcgcgcagtctctctctctctctctctgtcggcAGTGATGAGGACGGGCGAGAGCGGCCTCACGGTGTTCCGGCTGCTCACCAAGCAGGCTGGCTGGCTGTGGGTGCAGTCCAACGCCCGCCTGCTGTTCCGCGGCGGCCAGCCCGACTGCATCGTCGCCCGACAGCGGGCCCTGACGTAAGTAGGGCCCGGGCGGGAAGTGAGGGCCCGACGTCCGCGGGGCCCGACGGCAGAGCGAACTGACAGAAATGAGGTTCttgcgccccctccccccggtgAGGACTATGTCGTAAAAGCGAGGTCCCGACGTACGTGTGATCCTGAAACAAGACGGAAATAAAAGCCCCTAAGTGAGGCCCCAACACAAATGCGGGCCGGAAGGGAGGGCCCGAAGGGCGGGTCCCACGCAAATGAGGGCCTGAAGGGAGGGTCCCACGCAAATGAGGGCCTGAAGGGAGAGCCCGAAGGGAGGGTCCCACGCAAATGAGGGCCTGAAGGGAGAGCCCGAAGGGCGGGTCCCACACAAATGCGGGCCTGAAGGGCGGGTCCCACGCAAATGAGGACCTGAAGGGAGGGCCCGAAATGAGGGTCCCACGCAAACGAGGGCCTGAAGGGAGGGCCCAAAGGGAGGGCCCTAAGCAAACGAGGGCCGGAAGGGCGGGCCCGAAGGAAGGGTCCCACGCAAATGAGGGCCCGAAGGGAGGGTCCCACGCAAATGAGGGCCTGAAGGGAGGGCCCGAAGGGCGGGTCCCACGCAAACGAGGGCCGGAAGGGCGGGCCCGAAGGAAGGGTCCCACACAAATGCGGGCCCGAAGGGAGGGTCCCACGCAAATGAGGGCCGGAAGGGTGGGCCCGAAGGGAGGGTCCCACACAAATGCGGGCCTGAAGGGAGGGCCCAAGGAAGGGTCCGACGCTAATGTGATTGCGGATCAGTCAAGATTGTTGTCAATATTTCGATGTATTTCCTCCAGGTATGTTTTGGCTCATATTTAAGTTTTATACTTGAAATTATATCCTatacatagttttatatatatatatatatatatatatatatatatatatatatatatatNNNNNNNNNNatatatatatatatatatatatatatatatatatatatatatatataagtaaacggaatcccagaaaaagaacagagtggGCAgtatatctatacctatatctgtctgtctatatatttatgtgcgtgtgtgtatatatgtttgaagaaataatgatcaGAAACGTCTCCAGTTTgggaaaaattataattatagatTCAAGAACCTCAGCGAattccaagcaggataaatacaaaaaaaaaaacacaccaaggCATATTCTGGTCAGATTGTTGTACACCAAAGCtaaagagaaaactttaaaagcagTCTAAGATAAAAAGCACATTACATATAAGAAACAATTAGATTATTGTGGACTTCTCAACAGAAAAAATGGTGATCAGAAAACATTGGAACAATACCTttgaagtgcttttaaaaaattgtcaactCTGAATTCTGTGAACAGTGAACATAGCCctcaaaaataatagcaaacgaagacattttcattaaaggaaaaaaaaatccaacaacttATTGCCAGTAGATCTGCACTATAAAATGCCAAAAGAAATATGTCAGGTGGAAGGGAAATGATATCCACTAAGACCTTGAACCTTGAAAAAGGAGTGGGCAGGATGAGGAATGGTAAACatgtggataaatataaaatattatttttcctttttaaaaaatacatgtgacTGCTTAAAGCCAAAAATATAGTATGAgatttataacatatatagatgtaatatatatgacaCCTCTAGGATAAAGGATGGGTGTTAGGAGTACATGGACCATTGCAAGATGCATATGTTTTATGTAAAGTGGCACAGTACTAATTCTAAGTAGGCATTGAAATCTTGAGggtatatttcataatttctaaagcaaccattaaaaatataatgcaaaagaTAGAACCAAAAATCcagtatataaatgaaaatgtatttcttaaaaaattaatgtatctaGGCAGGAAAGGGGTGAAtagaggggaagaaggggggacaaacaaatataatataaaaGACCCAAATCCAGACATAGCAATAATGCCACTAAATGTTAATGGAtaaaacactccaattaaaacaCACAGATTGTcgaaatggatttttaaaaaagcactcaACCAtatgccttatatatttttttagtatatatttttagtatatgtgctgttGAAGCAAGCAcaagagatatatttttaaatagtgacACAAATAAGTTGAAAGGaataagacataaaataaaagatatgtgGTACAAACAGTACGTACAAGAAAGCCAGAGTGGTTGTATTCATATCATACAAAGTAGACTTAAGGACAAAGGCTATGACCAGAGATCTTAAGGTGAGATACCAGCTTCTCTAAAGGTCCCTCCAGTGATGGGGTTTCCTATGCCCACAGCATCCTGGTCATCTTCTGTCAAAGACACTCCATGTTACTTCAGTTTTCCTTTGTGGAGCTAAAAACCAAATGTGAGATTCCAAGTGGAGTCAGGCCAGCAAGTGAAGGTTTTTTCACCTTGCTGAGCATGGTGTTACATGGCTGTTGGGGCGGCCTATAGCAGCCATATACCATGTGTCttttggaagggaagaagggagaggaggaaggacgggaaaattatttttcccagtgAAAAACAGTTGCATGTATCATATTTGCATAATGATTTATTCTTTTCGACATAAAGTTTAGGGAATTTCTACATGTGTTTTTGGAATACTCATCCCACAAATAAGCAGTTTCCTCTGAGACTTCTTCAGAATTCAAGACAGAAAGTATTGGCCAAGATTTTTTACTCCAAAGAATGCAAAAGAGAAGCAAGTTCAATATTATGTCTTCTCCCTTGGATGGAAAAACCAGAACAGCTGATGTCCAGCGCCTTGCTCACTTGTTCAGTTACTTGGCCATTTCTGTCCCCTGACCAGGAGACTCCCTTTCTCACTCAAATACCCATTCTCAGATGTGGTCTTGTGTTTCCTTAACCACAGGAatgcagagggggaggagcacCTGCGCAAGAGAGCCCTGCAGCTGCCATTCATCTTCACCACAGGGGAAGCCATCCTGTATGACAGCAGCCCCCTGAGCCCTGTGGATGCCCTCCCAGCCAGGAAGAGGATCAGGACAAGGAAGGGCACCCCCACTGGTCAGGGTCCTGTGCGCCCAGGCTCTCTTCTGGGAGCCATGATGCAGCAAGATGAATCCATATACTTGTCCTGCATTGCCCCAACCCCACAAGGCTCACCCTTGGAGAGGTGGAGGTCCAATGACAGTCATGagcacaaggaagagaaagaggaggaggaagacaactCCCTCCAGGCTCTCACTGAGACCCTGCTGGAGAAGGACACAGAAGAACAGCCTGATGTCTGCTGCACTCTCCAGCACCTGGGGGTCACTGACCTCAGCCAGTGTGTGTGGGAAGAGAGCCTTCTCAGGGCTGACTCAGGCCCTGCAGGGTCTCAGAATTGCCACCCACTACCACCCAGCCAGGGAGAGGGCTCCCACAGGGGAAAGAAAGTGCTTTTTCATGACAGTGGGAATGTGGCATTGCCCCCACCATCCAGCACAACTGCTCCACAGACCCTGAAGCCACAGCCTTCGCTGGGCTCGGGCCAGCTTACCATGGAAGTGGCTCCACCTCAGCACATGGGCACAGTGCCCAGCtaccttcacacacacacccagcattTTCTCATCTCTGGCCCTACACTCCAGAGTTCTCCACAGTGGCAGCTTCAGCAGAGCCAGGATATGCCTTTGAATTTCAGGATATGCCAGAAACCAACAATATTTGACCTCAGCCGCCTCCCTGAgacctccagccccagccaaccTGCCCAGGTGTTTCAGCCAAACCACACATCTTCACTCCCTTTAGGAGAAAATATCCCTAGACACCTGGTTCAGCCAGGTGCTGGTGTTCTGGGTTTTTGCAAAGAACCCATGCCCTGGGCAGCCTCACACAGTGGTCAGTGTCAAGAGCCCTTGATCACCTCAGATCCCACCTCCTGTGGCACCTATCCCTTGGAAAGCATTTGGGATTCCCCGATCCAGGGCCAGCCAGCACTAGTCCCTGTGGAGGTGGAGGCAGGGCAGGTAGCAAGGCGGGCCCAGCCTGACCCCTTCCACCACCTGTGGTCGACCATGGCCAACCTGTGCCCTCCATGGGCAGGGCCAGCCAGTGACATTCCTCCTAACTTGTGCTGGGGTTTGCCCCCATCTGTGCAGGGAGAAGCGGGTAACCCAAAGGATACAGCTGGGAGTCAAGAgcacccaccccactccctggTGGTGAGCAAGCTCTTGGGGagctctgcctgcccttcccaggAGCTCCTGCATATACCCTTGGCTATGCAGGACTCTTACAGCATGGACCCCTCCCCAGCTGCCAAGCAACAGCAGTGGGTACAAATGGGGCTGCAGACCCAGGAAGCTTGCGGGCCAGTGAGAGAAGGGTTGCCAAGTGCCCAGCCCTTGGGTGGCTGCCCAAGAGATGCCATCCCCCAGGCCCTGAAGCCAAGCCCCTTCCTGTCCTCCAAGAACAGCTCCCTAGGCATAGGCAGCAGCCAAGGCAAGAGCCCAGCTGAAGCCACAAGGCACAGCAAGGACAAACTGGTCATTGCAgccccaggggctgtggggagaccCCAGGTGCAGTCTAGCCTgaccctgcctccctgccctcctgactCTGCCTGGCCACCGGCATCTATGCAGGGCAGCCGTGATGTCCAGCTCCAGGTAAGTGTTAGCAAGCAGGACCACGGGGATTTGTGGGTAGCAGGGAGGGGCACTCTACCTCACTGGTCAAGTGCAGAGCTCCTAGCAAATCTGGATGTGAGGGGGCATCTGCCCAGCTGGCCAGTATAGGAGGGGTATCCCACCAGCCCAGCTGGTCCTAAGCACAGCATTATTGTGAAGCTGCAGTGCAGGGATACGTGGAGGGATTCTTCAAATGTAGCAGGTCACTGTCAGTGTTGGTCGACTGAGGCTAGTAATGGTGGCAGGAGCGGCTTTACCCCTGGCAATAGTGTGGTTATGACCTGGTGGGCCCTCCAGCTGCAGTCTTCTGGGCATCACTAAGCCACCTGGACACCAACTTTGTAATGTAATTTAGCCCAGCTTTGGACACCCAGAGTTGGATTGGTTGTATTTTGAATTTGACACCCTCTTCTGCTGTGCTCCCCCCGGTACCATTTCCAACACCAATAAGCAGGTTAGTGCTGAAGCATTGCTCACTGCCTAGTGCTGGCAGGGAATGAGGACACACATACAGATCCTGCAAATAATCGTAATGCACACCCTCAAATGCAGCTTCGCATAGAAGTCACACCAGCAGCGTTGTGACCCCTCCCATTTCACACAGAGGAGCAGATGTGCCTTTCCGGGGACATAGGGCTGCCCTCAGGGCGCAGCTGGAATGTGGTTTCCCTGAACCCCAGGCAGCCCGATATAGCTTCACTGGGAGCTCCCCTTCACTTCTCTGGATTTTCTGCCCCCCTTCTCATGTCACACTGCCACCTCTCATTTCTGGCATCCTTGGGGTCCCTCAGCTCATACCccctttccaattttttattttccacctGTTGTAAGTTAGAAAATCAGAAGACCGAATTTGTTAGACTTCTATCTGAAACCAAAGTAATTCCTAATTAAAGCCTCAAACTTACATCTTTTATAAACAAGTATGATTTTAGAGTCCTTGGGTTAACCCTTGTCTTCTGTAATTTTGTTCTAACTGTTCTAAATGTTTCCCATTTTCCCATCAGCAGTGTGACCAAAACAAAGTGCACAGCACCATAGCACTTGGGATTCCAGGCCCAAAAGGAAGCACATTTTCCTCCAAATTCTGACTTAGAAAGACCATATCGTGCTTTTTGCCCGTCTGTGGACATGTTCTGGAGTCTTAACTACTGACATTTTCCCTGAAATTGAAGTatcttaaatttttcatattgctgggtgaatatttaacttttttctgtgtgtataaatacacacTTATCTGAAATCTTATTCTCTGGATcccaaagatgtgtgtgtgtgtgtgtgtgtgtgtgtgtgttttacttcaTTTCATTCTGTGTACTTTATACTCAAGACACATATGGAATTCTcatctttgtttaaaaagtaacttttgaATCACAAAAATGTTAATAGGAAAGGGACACTATGGACATGTTCCAACATTTGCCTTCATAATGACACTTCCAAGCTCAGAGCTGAAGCCAGCATCAGACAACCTGTTTGCAATCAGGGCCATCCAGACACATGGTTCTTACAGCACGGTAACATGCTGACAGCCACACGTGGGGAAGGGATATGTGCCCTTTGGCCTAGACCCCTGGAGAGGGCTTGACCTTCACCCAGTATCTTGGACACAGGAGAAGTGGGTCCTCTGTGGAGCCCATGTGCAGGAGGAATGGTGTTCTGCCCTAGAAGATGGCATGGGAACATGGCAGATGGAAGATCTAGACAGTGGTACACCTTTGAAGCACAGGGTGCATGCATCTCAGTCTCCCAacagagcaaaaggaaaaaggttGGCGGCCACTGCTTCTCCTTCCATAAAGGACTCAGAATGGTTGAGGGTTATAGCAGCACTTCCACTGACTTCTGCGGCTTCCACCACAGGACTCATTGTTCAGGAGCTAAATGGGCCAGATGTCATCAAGTATGACCACCATTGGACCTGCTCACCAGTGTCACCCAGaaccaggcacatagtaggtgcttaatgaatGTCCATTGTATGTATGCATGAGTGAAAGCACAGGTGAAGAAACCACAGCACAGGAACACAGAGGCCCGGGAACCAGCCCAGTCAGAACCCAACAGAAGGACCCCTCTGATGCCACCAGGTCCACCAGCAGTTACCAGAAACTGTGTGACCTGCACAGGATAAGCCACCATGTTCATTTTCCACAGCATCAGATCGGGTGATGGTTGATGTTGTTTCATGCATGGAATGTCTGCCATTTTGGACCCTTGGACCTAAAACACTGAAGCATCAACTAAGACCCTGCAGCCTGACAAATgggagaaaacacacac
Proteins encoded in this window:
- the LOC110571031 gene encoding aryl hydrocarbon receptor-like, with the translated sequence MYQFPDLLRDRQALGGYAPGPRPFVRPRAGTMLSTAGRYAVKKRKKPVRRRPRPGVNRSSEGFLRDAETPEPGGTTPRGAGFPAHGGGFPPEGAKSNPSKRHRDRLNQELSKLTNLLPFPEDVRARLDKLSILRLIVGYLKVKSYFTATLRDSIEDCPADPPMNPGGSEHTSPQVNLQLFPEGDLLLQALNGFLMAVTEDGYVFYVSPTVQDYLGFHQSDVIYQSVFELIHKEDRAMFQSQFLWPADAAPVSREGEQDIHRKSPRLVGGSSTDSLQHQPLDDPSYLERSFVCRFRCLLDNSSGFLELNFHGHLKFLPGQNNRSEDGILMSPQRTLFAIAAPRQPLTILELQDEIFLFQTKHKLDFTPIACDSRGKLVLGYTDSELCRRGSGYQFIHAADMMHCAENHVRLMRTGESGLTVFRLLTKQAGWLWVQSNARLLFRGGQPDCIVARQRALTNAEGEEHLRKRALQLPFIFTTGEAILYDSSPLSPVDALPARKRIRTRKGTPTGQGPVRPGSLLGAMMQQDESIYLSCIAPTPQGSPLERWRSNDSHEHKEEKEEEEDNSLQALTETLLEKDTEEQPDVCCTLQHLGVTDLSQRKYP